In Streptomyces dangxiongensis, one DNA window encodes the following:
- a CDS encoding beta-ketoacyl-[acyl-carrier-protein] synthase family protein, translated as MSPTNRTVVVTGIGATTPLGGDAASTWEALLAGTSGVRLLEEDWAAQLPVRIAARIAVEPGEILPRPQARKLDRSAQFALIAAQEAWKDAGFTARAGAVTSDASASGASVNPDRLGAVIASGIGGVTTLLDQYDVLRDKGVRRVSPHTVPMLMPNSPAANVGIELGARAGVHTPVSACASGAEAIGYAIEMIRTGRADVVVAGGTEAAIHPLPIAAFGNMMAMSKNNDDPTGASRPYDAGRDGFVLGEGAGVIVLESEEHAKARGARIYVEAVGQGISADSHHITQPEPSGNGIAHALHNLLDNTDLKPAEIVHVNAHATSTPQGDVAEIKALRKVFGDDVDHMAVSATKSMTGHLLGGAGGVETVASILALVNRTAPPTINVDDLDPEVNADVVTGAPRALPEGRIAVLNDSFGFGGHNVVLAFRTV; from the coding sequence GTGAGCCCGACCAATCGCACCGTGGTCGTCACCGGTATCGGCGCAACCACACCGCTGGGTGGCGACGCAGCCTCGACCTGGGAGGCCCTCCTCGCCGGCACGTCCGGTGTCCGCCTTCTGGAGGAGGACTGGGCGGCCCAGCTCCCCGTCCGGATCGCCGCGCGGATCGCCGTCGAGCCGGGCGAGATCCTTCCCCGCCCGCAGGCCCGCAAGTTGGACCGGTCCGCGCAGTTCGCGCTGATCGCCGCTCAGGAGGCATGGAAGGACGCCGGTTTCACCGCCAGGGCCGGTGCTGTGACATCAGACGCTTCGGCGTCGGGCGCGTCCGTGAACCCCGACCGCCTCGGTGCGGTCATCGCCTCCGGCATCGGCGGTGTGACGACCCTCCTGGACCAGTACGACGTGCTCCGGGACAAGGGCGTCCGCCGTGTCTCCCCGCACACCGTGCCCATGCTGATGCCCAACTCCCCGGCGGCCAACGTCGGGATCGAGCTGGGTGCCCGCGCCGGTGTGCACACCCCGGTCTCGGCCTGCGCCTCGGGCGCGGAGGCCATCGGGTACGCGATCGAGATGATCCGCACCGGGCGTGCGGACGTGGTCGTGGCCGGTGGCACCGAGGCCGCCATCCACCCGCTTCCCATCGCCGCGTTCGGCAACATGATGGCGATGTCCAAGAACAACGACGACCCCACGGGCGCGTCGCGGCCGTACGACGCGGGCCGTGACGGCTTCGTGCTCGGCGAGGGCGCCGGTGTGATCGTCCTGGAGTCCGAGGAGCACGCGAAGGCCCGCGGCGCCCGGATCTACGTCGAGGCGGTCGGCCAGGGCATCTCCGCCGACAGCCACCACATCACGCAGCCGGAGCCGTCCGGCAACGGCATCGCGCACGCGCTGCACAACCTGCTGGACAACACGGATCTGAAGCCGGCCGAGATCGTGCACGTCAACGCGCACGCCACGTCGACCCCGCAGGGCGACGTCGCCGAGATCAAGGCACTGCGGAAGGTGTTCGGCGACGACGTCGACCACATGGCGGTCTCCGCGACCAAGTCGATGACCGGTCATCTGCTGGGCGGGGCCGGCGGTGTCGAGACCGTCGCGTCGATCCTGGCGCTGGTGAACCGTACGGCTCCGCCGACCATCAACGTGGACGACCTCGACCCCGAGGTCAACGCCGACGTGGTGACCGGTGCCCCGCGGGCGCTGCCCGAGGGCCGGATCGCCGTGCTGAACGACTCGTTCGGGTTCGGCGGGCACAACGTGGTCCTGGCGTTCAGGACCGTCTGA
- a CDS encoding ketoacyl-ACP synthase III, whose protein sequence is MAKIKPSKGAPYARILGVGGYRPTRVVPNEVILEKIDSSDEWIRSRSGIETRHWAGPDETVATMAVEASGKAIADAGIDAERIGAVVVSTVSHFSQTPAVATEIADRLGTNKAAAFDISAGCAGFGYGLTLAKGMVVEGSADHVLVIGVERLSDLTDLEDRATAFLFGDGAGAVVVGPSEEPAIGPTVWGSEGDKSETIRQTVSWDRFRLGDLSALPLDSDGNIKFPAITQEGQAVFRWAVFEMAKVAQQALDAAGITPDELDVFIPHQANVRIIDSMVKTLKLPEHVTVARDIRTTGNTSAASIPLAMERLLATGEAKSGDTALVIGFGAGLVYAATVVTLP, encoded by the coding sequence ATGGCGAAGATCAAGCCCAGCAAGGGCGCCCCGTACGCGCGCATTCTCGGTGTCGGCGGCTACCGTCCGACCCGGGTCGTGCCCAACGAGGTGATCCTCGAGAAGATCGACTCGTCGGATGAGTGGATCCGTTCGCGCTCCGGTATCGAGACCCGGCACTGGGCGGGACCCGACGAGACCGTGGCCACGATGGCGGTCGAGGCCTCCGGCAAGGCGATCGCGGACGCGGGCATCGACGCCGAGCGGATCGGCGCGGTGGTCGTCTCCACCGTCTCGCACTTCAGCCAGACCCCGGCCGTCGCCACCGAGATCGCCGACCGGCTGGGCACGAACAAGGCCGCCGCCTTCGACATCTCGGCCGGCTGTGCGGGCTTCGGCTACGGCCTGACGCTCGCCAAGGGCATGGTGGTGGAAGGTTCCGCCGACCACGTCCTCGTCATCGGCGTCGAGCGGCTGAGCGACCTGACCGACCTGGAGGACCGGGCCACCGCGTTCCTCTTCGGCGACGGCGCCGGTGCGGTCGTCGTCGGCCCCTCCGAGGAGCCGGCTATCGGCCCGACCGTGTGGGGTTCCGAGGGCGACAAGTCCGAGACGATCCGGCAGACCGTCTCGTGGGACCGGTTCCGGCTCGGTGACCTGTCCGCGCTGCCGCTCGACAGCGACGGCAACATCAAGTTCCCTGCGATCACGCAGGAGGGCCAGGCGGTGTTCCGCTGGGCCGTGTTCGAGATGGCGAAGGTCGCCCAGCAGGCGCTGGACGCGGCCGGAATCACCCCGGACGAACTGGACGTCTTCATCCCGCACCAGGCCAATGTGCGGATCATCGACTCGATGGTGAAGACGCTGAAACTGCCGGAGCACGTCACGGTCGCCCGTGACATCCGCACCACCGGCAACACCTCGGCCGCCTCGATCCCGCTCGCGATGGAGCGGCTCCTGGCGACCGGTGAGGCGAAGAGCGGTGACACCGCGCTCGTCATCGGATTCGGGGCGGGTCTCGTGTACGCCGCCACGGTCGTTACCCTCCCCTAG
- a CDS encoding DUF3145 domain-containing protein, translating to MTTRGVLYVHSAPRALCPHVEWAVAGVLGARVSLDWIRQPAAPGTWRSEFSWRGEAGTASKLASALRGWRLLRFEVTAEPCPTAEGERYSCTPGLGIFHAVTGIHGDILIPEDRLRAALQRSRSGETDLEGELSRLLGKPWDDELEPFRYAGEGAPVRWLHQVV from the coding sequence GTGACGACACGTGGAGTTCTGTACGTGCACTCCGCGCCGCGCGCGCTGTGCCCGCACGTCGAGTGGGCCGTCGCCGGGGTGCTCGGCGCGCGCGTCAGCCTCGACTGGATCCGGCAGCCCGCGGCCCCCGGCACCTGGCGCTCGGAGTTCTCCTGGCGGGGCGAGGCCGGCACCGCCTCCAAGCTCGCCTCCGCGCTGCGCGGCTGGCGCCTGCTGCGCTTCGAGGTCACCGCCGAGCCCTGCCCCACCGCCGAGGGCGAGCGCTATAGCTGCACCCCCGGCCTCGGCATCTTCCACGCCGTCACCGGTATCCACGGCGACATCCTCATCCCCGAGGACCGGCTCCGCGCGGCCCTGCAACGCAGCCGGAGCGGCGAGACGGACCTGGAGGGGGAGCTGTCCCGGCTGTTGGGCAAGCCGTGGGACGACGAACTGGAGCCGTTCCGCTACGCGGGAGAGGGCGCGCCGGTGCGCTGGTTGCACCAGGTGGTGTGA
- a CDS encoding SGNH/GDSL hydrolase family protein produces the protein MRKRSRRVRAVLVAVAAVMLGAAGCDGAGPAAPEGTKHAARPPVWDRSPESIAAVGDSITRGFDACAVLSDCPEVSWATGGDARVDSLAVRLLGVPGAAERSWNYAVTGARMADLPGQMEQAARRGPQLVTVMAGANDACRSSASAMTPVAAFRADFERAMRTLRTALPRTQVYVASVPNLKRLWSEGRTNPLGKQVWKLGICPSMLADADDLTGSAMVRRDSVQQRVVAYNAVLKDVCARDRRCRFDGNAVYDYRFGTDQLSHWDWFHPSTDGQARLAEIAYGRITARQP, from the coding sequence ATGCGGAAGCGAAGCCGCCGGGTGCGGGCCGTGCTCGTCGCCGTGGCGGCCGTCATGCTGGGCGCCGCCGGATGTGACGGCGCGGGGCCGGCCGCCCCGGAGGGCACGAAGCACGCGGCCCGGCCCCCGGTGTGGGACCGCAGCCCGGAGTCGATCGCCGCGGTGGGTGACTCCATCACGCGCGGTTTCGACGCGTGCGCGGTGCTGTCGGACTGCCCGGAGGTGTCGTGGGCGACGGGCGGTGACGCCCGGGTGGACAGTCTGGCGGTGCGGCTGCTGGGCGTGCCGGGGGCGGCGGAGCGGAGCTGGAACTACGCGGTGACCGGCGCCCGTATGGCGGACCTGCCCGGCCAGATGGAGCAGGCGGCGCGGCGCGGCCCGCAACTGGTGACGGTCATGGCCGGCGCGAACGACGCCTGCCGGTCGTCGGCGTCGGCGATGACGCCGGTGGCCGCCTTCCGCGCGGACTTCGAGAGGGCGATGCGCACCCTGCGTACGGCGCTGCCGCGGACACAGGTGTACGTGGCCAGCGTGCCGAACCTGAAGCGGCTGTGGTCCGAGGGCCGGACGAACCCGCTGGGCAAGCAGGTGTGGAAGCTCGGCATCTGCCCGTCGATGCTGGCCGACGCGGACGATCTGACCGGCTCGGCGATGGTGCGCCGGGACAGCGTGCAGCAGCGGGTGGTGGCGTACAACGCGGTGCTGAAGGACGTCTGCGCCCGGGACCGGCGCTGCCGGTTCGACGGGAACGCGGTCTACGACTACCGCTTCGGCACGGATCAGCTCAGTCACTGGGACTGGTTCCACCCCAGCACGGACGGCCAGGCGCGGCTGGCCGAGATCGCCTACGGAAGGATCACGGCGCGACAGCCGTGA
- a CDS encoding pirin family protein codes for MDVRRAAERYRGGDPEAGTDSRHAFSFGPHYDPDNLRFGVLIACNEERLAPGAGFGEHPHSHTEIVTWVIEGELTHRDSTGHGTTVRPGDVQHLSAATGVRHVERNDGTVPLVFLQMWLVPRETGGEPAYRTVTGIAGSTPYAVPAAGAMLHVRRLAPGERTAVPDAAFVYVHVVRGDVRLDGEELGAGDAARVTDAAGLEARAVTAAELLLWEMAAR; via the coding sequence ATGGACGTCCGGCGCGCCGCTGAGCGCTACCGCGGAGGGGACCCGGAGGCGGGGACCGACTCCCGCCACGCCTTCTCCTTCGGCCCGCACTACGACCCGGACAACCTCCGCTTCGGCGTGCTGATCGCCTGCAACGAGGAACGGCTCGCCCCCGGCGCCGGCTTCGGCGAACACCCGCACAGCCACACCGAGATCGTCACCTGGGTGATCGAGGGCGAACTGACCCACCGCGACTCCACGGGCCACGGGACGACCGTCCGCCCCGGGGACGTCCAGCACCTCAGCGCGGCGACGGGTGTGCGGCACGTCGAGCGCAACGACGGCACCGTCCCGCTGGTCTTCCTCCAGATGTGGCTGGTTCCCCGGGAGACGGGCGGCGAGCCCGCGTACCGGACCGTCACGGGCATCGCCGGCTCCACCCCTTACGCGGTCCCGGCCGCGGGCGCGATGCTGCACGTACGGCGCCTGGCACCGGGGGAGCGGACCGCGGTGCCGGACGCGGCGTTCGTGTACGTGCACGTGGTGCGCGGTGATGTGCGGCTGGACGGCGAGGAGCTGGGAGCGGGCGACGCGGCCCGGGTCACGGACGCGGCGGGCCTGGAGGCGAGGGCGGTCACGGCGGCGGAGCTGCTGCTGTGGGAGATGGCAGCCAGGTGA
- a CDS encoding acyl carrier protein has product MAATQEEIVAGLAEIVNEIAGIPTEDVQRDKSFTDDLDVDSLSMVEVVVAAEERFDVKIPDEDVKNLRTVGDATDYILKHQA; this is encoded by the coding sequence ATGGCCGCCACTCAGGAAGAGATCGTCGCCGGTCTCGCCGAGATCGTGAACGAGATCGCCGGGATCCCCACCGAGGACGTCCAGAGGGACAAGTCCTTCACCGACGACCTGGACGTGGACTCGCTGTCCATGGTCGAGGTCGTCGTCGCCGCCGAGGAGCGCTTCGACGTGAAGATCCCGGACGAGGACGTCAAGAACCTCAGGACCGTCGGCGACGCCACCGACTACATCCTCAAGCACCAGGCCTGA
- a CDS encoding ACP S-malonyltransferase: MLVLVAPGQGAQTPGFLTPWLDLPGAADRVAAWSDALGLDLVHYGTQADADAIRDTAVAQPLLVAAGLLSAAALGDMSEIAPGAVAGHSVGEITAAVFAGVLDDTAALGLVRTRGLAMADAAAVTKTGMAALLGGDPEVTLPHLEKLGLTPANINGAGQIVAAGTLEQLAALAEDKPEGVRKVVPLKVAGAFHTRHMAPAVETLAKAAADLTPADPRVAYVSNKDGRTVATGAEVLERLVGQVANPVRWDLCMETFKELGVTALIEVCPGGTLTGLAKRALPGVPTLALKTPDDLDAARALLAEHAGV, encoded by the coding sequence GTGCTCGTACTCGTCGCTCCCGGCCAGGGTGCCCAGACGCCCGGCTTCCTGACCCCCTGGCTCGACCTCCCCGGTGCCGCGGACCGCGTCGCCGCGTGGTCGGACGCCCTCGGACTGGACCTGGTCCACTACGGCACCCAGGCCGACGCCGACGCCATCCGGGACACCGCGGTGGCCCAGCCGTTGCTGGTGGCAGCCGGCCTGCTGTCCGCCGCGGCACTGGGTGACATGTCCGAGATCGCGCCGGGCGCGGTCGCGGGTCACAGCGTCGGTGAGATCACCGCCGCCGTCTTCGCCGGGGTCCTCGACGACACGGCCGCCCTCGGTCTCGTCCGCACGCGGGGTCTGGCGATGGCCGACGCCGCCGCGGTCACCAAGACCGGCATGGCGGCGCTGCTGGGCGGCGACCCGGAGGTCACCCTCCCGCACCTGGAGAAGCTGGGGTTGACCCCCGCGAACATCAACGGCGCGGGCCAGATCGTCGCCGCCGGCACGCTGGAGCAGCTCGCCGCGCTGGCCGAGGACAAGCCCGAGGGCGTCCGCAAGGTCGTCCCGCTGAAGGTCGCCGGCGCCTTCCACACGCGTCACATGGCGCCCGCGGTCGAGACGCTGGCCAAGGCGGCGGCGGACCTCACGCCCGCCGACCCGCGGGTCGCCTACGTCTCCAACAAGGACGGACGGACCGTCGCCACCGGTGCCGAGGTGCTGGAGCGGCTGGTCGGCCAGGTCGCCAACCCCGTGCGCTGGGACCTGTGCATGGAGACCTTCAAGGAACTCGGCGTCACCGCGCTGATCGAGGTGTGCCCGGGCGGCACGCTGACCGGCCTGGCCAAGCGCGCGCTGCCCGGCGTGCCGACGCTGGCACTGAAGACCCCCGACGATCTCGACGCGGCCCGCGCTCTCCTCGCAGAGCACGCCGGCGTCTAA
- a CDS encoding PucR family transcriptional regulator, with translation MPEPETHRSDPAVHAVHAHAATLRRLEKSSGSLAAQAIARMDETLPWYRAMPPENRSWIGLVAQAGIAAFTEWFRRPDAPQAISTDVFGTAPRELTRAITLRQTVEMVRTTIEVMESAIDEVAAPGDERVLREALLVYAREIAFATAQVYAQAAEARGAWDARLESLVVNAVLSGEADEGAVSRAAALGWNSPEHVCVVLGTAPDGDSELTVEAIRRAARHAKLQVLTGVLGDRLVVVAGGSPNPLAVAKSLIGPYAAGPVVAGPVVPDLLAATRSAQAAAAGLKACSAWQDAPRPVLADDLLPERAMAGDPSAREQLVEEIYRPLEEAGSALLETLSVYLEQASSLEGAARMLFVHPNTVRYRLRRVTDVTGWSPSDVRSAFTLRIALILGRLADGDTQA, from the coding sequence GTGCCCGAACCCGAAACCCACCGCAGCGATCCCGCAGTACACGCCGTCCACGCGCACGCCGCGACCCTGAGGCGACTGGAGAAGTCCTCCGGAAGTCTCGCCGCGCAGGCCATCGCGCGGATGGACGAGACCCTGCCGTGGTACCGGGCCATGCCCCCCGAGAACCGCTCCTGGATCGGGCTCGTCGCCCAGGCGGGCATCGCGGCCTTCACCGAGTGGTTCCGGCGCCCGGACGCGCCCCAGGCGATCTCCACGGACGTCTTCGGGACCGCGCCGCGCGAGCTGACCCGGGCCATCACGCTGCGGCAGACCGTGGAGATGGTGCGCACCACGATCGAGGTGATGGAGAGCGCTATCGACGAGGTGGCGGCGCCCGGCGACGAACGGGTGCTGCGCGAGGCGCTCCTCGTGTACGCCCGCGAGATCGCCTTCGCCACCGCCCAGGTGTACGCCCAGGCCGCCGAGGCACGGGGTGCCTGGGACGCGCGCCTGGAGTCCCTGGTGGTGAACGCCGTGCTCAGCGGGGAGGCCGACGAGGGGGCCGTCAGCCGGGCCGCCGCGCTGGGCTGGAACTCCCCCGAGCATGTGTGCGTGGTGCTCGGGACCGCCCCGGACGGGGACAGCGAGCTGACCGTCGAGGCGATCCGGCGGGCCGCCCGGCACGCCAAGCTCCAGGTGCTCACCGGGGTGCTCGGGGACCGGCTCGTCGTCGTGGCCGGCGGCAGCCCCAACCCGCTCGCGGTCGCCAAGTCGCTGATCGGGCCGTACGCGGCCGGGCCGGTGGTCGCCGGACCCGTCGTACCCGACCTGCTGGCCGCCACCCGGTCCGCGCAGGCCGCCGCCGCCGGACTGAAGGCCTGTTCCGCCTGGCAGGACGCGCCGCGGCCGGTGCTCGCGGACGATCTGCTGCCGGAGCGGGCCATGGCGGGTGATCCCAGCGCCCGTGAGCAGTTGGTGGAGGAGATCTACAGACCGCTGGAGGAGGCGGGCTCGGCCCTCCTGGAAACCCTGAGTGTCTACCTGGAGCAGGCGAGCAGCCTGGAAGGCGCGGCGAGAATGCTCTTCGTTCACCCGAACACCGTGCGCTACCGGCTCCGACGTGTGACAGACGTCACCGGTTGGTCGCCCTCGGATGTACGATCCGCCTTCACACTGCGGATCGCGCTCATCCTGGGGCGTCTGGCCGACGGTGATACTCAGGCATAG
- a CDS encoding C15 family peptidase — translation MTCISLRLGVIGLALLTGLSAPATAASAGPAAPSPTVEEQRLDRAVPREILRRSGFDGVAPGLRDGLERVHSYAQARRLVGREGTALWRRAVARAQGRGPAGGDLSRDDDRPLYWARLGMSRELRVWEPGFELTGGQRGALLNELERTSRGQTGIRYPGAKHLRRVLLTGFDPFTLDRDIRISNPSGASALALDGTVIETDRGPARVETAVFPVRWQDFAEGTVERALRPYLPEVDLFTTVSQGRVGRFDVERTNGAWRGGFPDNDSVSRTETVPVADPASQPQWTSTTLPYAAMVAARTGRFPVYDHTEVTEIPAGGDNPVVRPDGPTPGSTARAGGGGDYLSNEIAYRVTLLRDRLGLHDTVPGGHVHTPVLTFGTGNTDPATGAVTDPEFVHNRLDIIAQVRSIVTVAVGAPAAHG, via the coding sequence TTGACGTGCATATCCCTTCGTCTCGGCGTCATCGGCCTGGCTCTGCTCACCGGCCTGTCCGCCCCCGCCACCGCGGCCTCCGCAGGACCGGCGGCCCCGTCCCCCACCGTCGAGGAGCAACGGCTCGACCGGGCCGTACCGCGGGAGATCCTGCGACGCTCCGGGTTCGACGGGGTGGCGCCCGGTCTCCGCGACGGGCTGGAGCGCGTGCACTCCTACGCGCAGGCCCGCCGACTCGTCGGACGGGAGGGGACCGCGCTGTGGCGGCGGGCCGTGGCGCGGGCGCAGGGGCGGGGGCCGGCGGGGGGCGACCTGAGCCGGGACGACGACCGGCCGCTGTACTGGGCACGGCTGGGGATGAGCCGGGAACTGCGCGTGTGGGAGCCCGGGTTCGAGTTGACCGGCGGGCAACGGGGGGCGCTGCTGAACGAGTTGGAGCGGACCTCGCGCGGACAGACCGGCATCCGCTACCCCGGGGCGAAGCACCTGCGGCGCGTGCTGCTCACCGGCTTCGACCCCTTCACGCTCGACCGGGACATCCGCATCTCCAACCCGTCCGGGGCGAGCGCGCTCGCGCTGGACGGCACGGTGATCGAGACGGACCGGGGGCCGGCGCGCGTCGAGACCGCCGTGTTCCCGGTGCGCTGGCAGGACTTCGCCGAGGGCACGGTGGAGCGCGCCCTGCGGCCGTACCTGCCGGAGGTGGACCTGTTCACGACCGTGAGCCAGGGCCGCGTCGGCCGGTTCGACGTCGAGCGCACCAACGGCGCCTGGCGGGGCGGCTTCCCGGACAACGACAGCGTCTCGCGGACGGAGACCGTCCCGGTCGCCGACCCGGCCTCGCAGCCGCAGTGGACGAGCACGACCCTGCCGTACGCCGCAATGGTGGCCGCCCGGACAGGACGCTTCCCCGTCTACGACCACACCGAGGTGACCGAGATCCCGGCCGGGGGAGACAACCCCGTCGTACGGCCGGACGGGCCGACCCCCGGCTCCACCGCCCGCGCCGGGGGCGGCGGCGACTACCTCTCCAACGAGATCGCCTACCGGGTCACGCTGCTGCGGGACCGGCTCGGGCTGCACGACACCGTGCCCGGCGGCCATGTGCACACGCCCGTCCTGACCTTCGGCACCGGCAACACCGACCCGGCGACGGGTGCGGTGACCGACCCGGAGTTCGTACACAACCGGCTGGACATCATCGCTCAGGTGCGGTCCATCGTGACGGTCGCGGTCGGCGCCCCGGCGGCACACGGCTGA
- a CDS encoding aldose epimerase family protein, whose translation MNELFGTLPDGTPVHRWTLERAGVRVRVLSYGGIVQSVEVPDEARRMTDVVLGFPSLDGYLEHPEPYLGAVIGRYANRIAGGRFPLDGRTYALTPNEGTNSLHGGARGFDKRVWDVTPVGHGVRLSRVSPHGEEGFPGRLEVAVTYTLTDTGALRIAYEAVTDAPTVVSLTNHTYWNLSGSGHAGGHELRLAASRYTPVDADLIPTGALEDVTGSRLDFRTARAVGTGYDHNLVLDKGVSEAAEEVAELYDPVTGRVLTVATTEPGVQLYTADHLSAPFTPGAAIALETQHFPDSPNHPSFPTTTLRPGAPLRSETVYGFGVRGRGGAGD comes from the coding sequence ATGAACGAACTTTTCGGCACACTTCCCGACGGCACGCCGGTGCACCGCTGGACGCTGGAGCGCGCCGGGGTCCGGGTCCGGGTGCTGTCCTACGGCGGGATCGTGCAGTCGGTGGAGGTCCCGGACGAGGCCCGACGGATGACGGACGTGGTGCTGGGATTCCCGTCCCTCGACGGCTATCTGGAGCATCCGGAACCGTATCTGGGCGCCGTGATCGGCCGGTACGCCAACCGGATCGCGGGCGGCCGGTTCCCGCTGGACGGCCGGACGTACGCCCTGACGCCGAACGAGGGCACCAACTCGCTGCACGGCGGCGCGCGGGGCTTCGACAAGCGGGTCTGGGACGTGACACCGGTCGGGCACGGGGTGCGCCTGAGCCGGGTGAGCCCGCACGGCGAGGAGGGCTTCCCGGGCCGGCTGGAGGTCGCGGTGACGTACACGCTGACGGACACGGGCGCGCTGCGCATCGCGTACGAGGCGGTCACCGACGCGCCGACCGTCGTCAGCCTGACGAACCACACGTACTGGAACCTGAGCGGCTCCGGCCACGCGGGCGGACACGAGCTGCGGCTGGCCGCGTCCCGGTACACGCCGGTGGACGCGGACCTCATCCCCACCGGTGCGCTGGAGGACGTGACCGGCTCCCGCCTCGACTTCCGCACGGCCCGGGCGGTGGGCACCGGCTACGACCACAACCTCGTGCTGGACAAGGGGGTGAGCGAGGCGGCCGAGGAGGTGGCCGAGCTGTACGACCCCGTGACCGGCCGCGTCCTGACGGTGGCGACGACCGAGCCGGGCGTCCAGCTCTACACCGCCGACCACCTCTCCGCCCCGTTCACCCCCGGCGCCGCGATCGCCCTGGAGACCCAGCACTTCCCGGACTCCCCCAACCACCCGTCCTTCCCCACCACGACCCTGCGACCGGGCGCCCCCTTGCGCTCCGAGACGGTGTACGGGTTCGGGGTACGGGGGCGGGGCGGGGCCGGCGACTGA